The candidate division KSB1 bacterium genome window below encodes:
- the tpiA gene encoding triose-phosphate isomerase — protein sequence MRRKIIAGNWKMHKTVSEAKELAKALKVRLVNEVKRVDVVVIPPFTDLLAVAEILRECGIEWGAQHMHWERTGALTGEVSGEMIKSTGARYVIIGHSERRQFFGETDETVNRRLNAALQAGLTPIVCIGETLEQRNAGETLRVLERQLRTGLHGLRPEELRNVVIAYEPVWAIGTGVNATPEQAQEAHSFIRKLIAEMAGDGCAEAIRIQYGGSVKPDNARSLLTLPDVDGALVGGASLDADSFAAIVKAAL from the coding sequence ATGCGCAGGAAGATAATCGCCGGCAATTGGAAGATGCACAAGACGGTCAGTGAGGCCAAAGAGTTGGCTAAGGCCCTCAAGGTTCGTCTTGTGAATGAAGTAAAGAGAGTAGATGTGGTGGTGATCCCACCGTTTACCGACTTGCTGGCGGTTGCGGAGATACTGCGCGAATGCGGCATCGAGTGGGGCGCTCAACACATGCACTGGGAGCGCACCGGCGCGCTCACGGGCGAAGTGTCCGGTGAGATGATCAAGTCTACCGGCGCACGCTACGTCATTATCGGACACTCGGAGCGGCGGCAGTTCTTCGGCGAGACGGATGAGACGGTCAACCGTCGGCTGAATGCCGCGCTCCAGGCCGGGCTGACGCCCATCGTCTGCATCGGGGAGACGCTAGAGCAACGGAACGCAGGAGAGACGTTGCGGGTGCTGGAACGGCAGCTGCGTACCGGGCTGCATGGGCTCCGGCCCGAGGAACTACGCAACGTGGTGATCGCCTACGAGCCTGTGTGGGCTATTGGTACGGGCGTAAATGCAACCCCCGAACAGGCGCAAGAGGCGCATAGCTTCATACGAAAGCTCATCGCGGAGATGGCCGGCGATGGGTGCGCCGAGGCCATTCGGATCCAATACGGCGGAAGCGTCAAGCCGGACAATGCGCGTTCCCTGCTCACGTTGCCCGATGTAGATGGTGCCCTGGTGGGCGGCGCCAGCTTAGATGCGGACTCGTTCGCGGCAATTGTTAAAGCTGCGCTCTAA
- the secG gene encoding preprotein translocase subunit SecG, with the protein MLYTFLLLIHVFVCVLMTIAILLQSSKGGGLAGAFGGGGTVGAMFGGRGAAPLLSKITIGLAAVFMVLSMTLGLMTRGVMPREKSVVEEERSKRGSTPASVLPVVPTEQEAGEQSAPANPEP; encoded by the coding sequence GTGCTCTATACTTTTCTGCTGTTGATTCATGTTTTTGTGTGCGTGCTCATGACCATCGCTATCCTGCTCCAATCGAGCAAGGGTGGTGGGCTCGCCGGAGCCTTTGGTGGGGGTGGGACTGTTGGCGCTATGTTTGGAGGCCGAGGGGCAGCACCCTTGTTGAGCAAGATCACCATCGGACTGGCTGCCGTTTTCATGGTGCTATCGATGACCTTGGGTCTTATGACCCGTGGGGTTATGCCACGAGAAAAAAGCGTAGTGGAAGAAGAGCGCAGCAAGAGGGGCTCCACTCCTGCGTCGGTCTTACCGGTGGTCCCGACCGAGCAGGAGGCGGGGGAACAAAGCGCACCAGCAAACCCTGAGCCTTAG
- a CDS encoding tetratricopeptide repeat protein, translated as MKPTHRTRTVAIGVLCMVVLVSWAALAQDKKVLYDQKVLQLKELTAQMQAPGVTPEKYNELKAQYDKLSAEIEVLGKELLQDKALQERQAAAKRAYNEGNTFAKTGRYEEALKAYEQAIAQDSTFAKAFYGRGLALSKLRRFDEALAAYQKAVALDPVYDEAYTALGNLFQQMGKYTEAIDVYTKALSYDPQNAKAYYNLGTVYQNHLKDPAKAAEAFRKATQVDPNYYQAFGSLGVALSDQGKFQEAILAHQTALAIKENYYFSHYRLAEIFNNLGRYREALEAAEMCLKYKEGFAPAQFEAGRAAEGLGEKDKALAYFELAAKDRRWAPAAQYHIDELKKK; from the coding sequence ATGAAGCCAACACACCGGACCAGAACCGTGGCGATTGGCGTTCTGTGCATGGTCGTGCTAGTTTCGTGGGCGGCGTTGGCGCAGGACAAGAAGGTCCTATACGATCAGAAGGTTCTGCAGCTCAAGGAGCTTACAGCTCAAATGCAGGCACCGGGGGTGACACCCGAAAAGTACAATGAGCTTAAGGCTCAATACGACAAGCTCTCGGCCGAGATCGAAGTGCTGGGCAAGGAGCTGCTGCAAGACAAGGCGCTGCAGGAACGGCAGGCGGCGGCAAAGCGTGCCTATAACGAGGGCAACACCTTTGCCAAGACAGGTCGGTATGAGGAGGCCCTCAAGGCTTATGAGCAGGCCATTGCTCAGGACAGCACCTTCGCCAAAGCTTTCTACGGTCGCGGGTTGGCGCTATCCAAGCTCCGTCGTTTTGACGAGGCTTTGGCCGCATACCAAAAGGCAGTAGCGCTGGACCCCGTGTATGATGAAGCTTATACTGCACTCGGTAACCTTTTCCAGCAGATGGGGAAGTATACCGAAGCCATAGACGTATATACTAAAGCCCTGAGCTATGACCCACAGAATGCGAAAGCGTACTACAACCTGGGAACCGTCTACCAAAACCACTTGAAGGATCCTGCCAAAGCCGCAGAGGCTTTCCGGAAGGCGACACAAGTGGACCCCAACTACTACCAGGCGTTTGGCAGCCTGGGCGTGGCTCTCTCGGACCAGGGCAAGTTTCAAGAGGCGATCCTGGCGCATCAGACGGCGCTGGCTATCAAGGAGAACTACTACTTCAGTCATTACCGCTTGGCCGAAATTTTCAACAACCTTGGCCGATACCGGGAAGCCCTCGAGGCGGCGGAAATGTGCCTAAAGTACAAGGAAGGTTTTGCGCCGGCCCAGTTCGAAGCAGGACGCGCGGCTGAGGGACTGGGGGAGAAGGACAAGGCACTGGCCTACTTTGAGCTTGCCGCAAAAGATCGACGCTGGGCCCCAGCCGCCCAATACCACATCGATGAGTTGAAGAAGAAGTGA
- a CDS encoding DUF362 domain-containing protein — MAEISRREFLAKFATGVALSCTIPPGLRLLRGQVNSLTPELVVVQGPSPRENVRHALNLLGGIGAFVRRGDVVVVKPNMSWDRLPEQAANTNPEVVAEIVRLCIEAGARKVKVFDRTCNEPRRCYQRSGIQAAAAKEGAEVSFVMEQRFREVHIPEGELLKSWPMYRDVLEADVLINVPILKHHSVSGLTMGLKNMMGVLGGDRGQLHHSFDKKISDINTVLRPQLTVLDATRVLVRNGPQGGNVRDVRVMDTVVAGVDRVAVDAYGAQVFGLQPEKMGFLVEAAQRGLGKIDLTKLRIQKTTLREGSS; from the coding sequence ATGGCCGAAATCAGTCGCAGAGAGTTTCTCGCCAAATTCGCCACGGGTGTGGCTCTGAGCTGCACAATTCCTCCAGGATTGCGCCTTCTACGGGGCCAGGTGAACAGTCTAACTCCGGAGTTGGTGGTGGTCCAAGGCCCCTCGCCGAGAGAAAACGTTCGGCACGCACTCAATCTGTTGGGTGGGATAGGTGCCTTTGTTCGTCGCGGCGATGTGGTGGTCGTGAAGCCAAACATGTCCTGGGACAGGCTGCCGGAACAAGCCGCCAATACCAACCCGGAGGTCGTGGCGGAAATAGTTCGTCTTTGCATTGAGGCGGGTGCGCGCAAAGTCAAAGTGTTCGACCGCACGTGCAATGAACCAAGGCGTTGTTACCAGCGGAGCGGCATCCAAGCAGCTGCTGCCAAGGAGGGGGCAGAGGTCAGCTTCGTCATGGAGCAAAGATTCCGCGAGGTCCATATCCCAGAGGGCGAACTGCTCAAGTCCTGGCCCATGTACCGCGATGTTCTCGAGGCGGATGTCCTGATCAACGTACCCATTCTCAAGCATCACTCCGTCTCGGGTCTCACAATGGGGCTGAAAAACATGATGGGTGTCCTAGGCGGCGACCGTGGTCAGCTTCACCACAGCTTTGACAAGAAGATCTCAGATATCAACACAGTGCTGCGGCCCCAGCTGACCGTGCTTGACGCCACTCGCGTGCTGGTACGCAATGGGCCCCAAGGGGGCAATGTGCGCGATGTGCGGGTTATGGACACGGTCGTCGCCGGCGTGGATAGAGTCGCGGTGGATGCCTATGGGGCCCAGGTCTTCGGGCTCCAACCCGAAAAGATGGGTTTTCTGGTGGAAGCAGCACAGCGGGGGTTGGGCAAGATAGACCTGACCAAACTAAGAATCCAGAAAACTACGTTGCGGGAGGGCTCCTCCTGA
- a CDS encoding 4Fe-4S binding protein, with protein MRRPSRTRTGLQNPRRWRWLKFALLVAILFAALLGLQLLWPFDPIVIMTRTVGTVLYPVLTYAVQHLIAAMERLPLLEGAARKGYMVLQAHLFPLAQPSFQLAGLFCILFLFILMLERASRRFWCRSICPLGALLGVFSQWRLLHREVETSCTGCGLCKNRCRMNAVEDDYVSSSAVECIACGECVAVCPVGSIHYRFGRPMRGGEVDLDRRRFLGASVTGLAAVSVLGVGFVDREKVGAVIRPPGALPEAEFMDRCVRCQACVKACSTTGGCLQPSLWESGLSGLWTPISKPRQGYCEYTCTLCGEVCPTGAIQRLPLETKQHTKMGTAFFDKSRCIPWYRGEDCLVCEEHCPVPDKAIRFDVRSVRRPDGTQAIVKLPYVVEELCIGCGICVTKCPVTGSAGIFVTNAGEERWRRSS; from the coding sequence TTGAGACGTCCTTCGCGCACCAGGACAGGACTTCAAAACCCGCGAAGGTGGCGCTGGCTCAAATTTGCTCTGCTCGTGGCAATCCTTTTCGCTGCGCTCCTGGGTCTACAACTCCTCTGGCCCTTTGACCCCATCGTCATCATGACGCGCACGGTCGGTACGGTGCTGTACCCGGTGCTTACCTACGCGGTTCAACACCTTATTGCTGCCATGGAACGATTACCCCTTCTTGAAGGGGCGGCGCGCAAAGGTTATATGGTTCTTCAGGCACACCTTTTCCCATTGGCGCAGCCATCCTTCCAGCTTGCCGGGCTGTTCTGCATACTGTTTCTGTTCATCCTCATGCTGGAACGCGCGAGCAGGCGTTTTTGGTGCCGTTCTATCTGCCCGCTTGGTGCGTTGCTTGGTGTCTTCTCACAGTGGCGACTATTGCATCGGGAGGTGGAAACCAGCTGTACCGGGTGCGGTCTTTGCAAGAATCGCTGCCGAATGAACGCGGTTGAAGATGACTATGTCAGTTCCTCCGCGGTGGAATGCATTGCCTGTGGCGAGTGCGTCGCGGTGTGCCCGGTTGGCTCCATTCACTATCGCTTCGGTCGACCGATGCGAGGAGGCGAGGTCGACTTGGACAGGCGGCGATTCTTGGGGGCAAGTGTGACTGGTCTGGCGGCCGTCAGCGTCTTGGGAGTCGGGTTTGTGGACCGAGAGAAGGTGGGTGCGGTAATTCGTCCCCCGGGTGCATTGCCCGAGGCAGAGTTCATGGACCGGTGTGTTCGCTGCCAGGCCTGTGTGAAAGCGTGCTCCACGACCGGTGGGTGCTTGCAGCCCTCGCTGTGGGAGAGCGGTCTCAGTGGGCTGTGGACGCCCATTTCCAAGCCCCGCCAAGGGTACTGCGAGTACACGTGTACACTTTGCGGGGAGGTATGCCCGACCGGCGCGATTCAGAGACTGCCCCTAGAGACAAAGCAGCACACCAAGATGGGCACGGCCTTCTTCGACAAGAGTCGGTGCATCCCCTGGTACCGGGGAGAGGATTGCTTGGTGTGTGAGGAACACTGTCCGGTGCCGGACAAGGCCATCCGTTTTGATGTTCGATCTGTGCGACGACCGGATGGGACGCAGGCGATCGTTAAGCTCCCATATGTCGTGGAAGAACTGTGTATCGGATGTGGCATTTGCGTCACCAAGTGTCCGGTCACCGGGAGTGCCGGGATCTTTGTCACCAACGCTGGGGAAGAGCGTTGGCGCCGTTCGTCCTGA
- the thrS gene encoding threonine--tRNA ligase, which translates to MITIRLPDNCELQTEPGVTVAQVAQRVDARLAANALAAKVDGRLVDLSSPIFQDADVRILTFEDQEGRETYWHSTAHIMAHAVKRLYPEARFGIGPAIEAGFYYDIDVQNAFTPEDLGKIEAEMRAIVEENNAFRRRELSKEEARKLFQQRGETYKLELLAEMEEPAIIYEEGDFVDLCRGPHVPATGLIKHFKLLSVAGAYWRGDEHNPMLQRIYGISFPEKAQLDEYVARQEEARKRDHRRLGKDLDLFSISDEIGPGLVLWHPKGALVRHLIEDFWRREHLKHGYELLYSPHLARLDLWARSGHLDFFRENMFAPTEVEEVPYQIKPMNCPFHLVVYKSRTRSYRELPLRWAELGTVYRYERSGVLHGLLRVRGFTQDDAHLFLRPDQLDAEIAGVLDLTMHMLGSFGFHEYEVFLSTRPERYVGSLENWERATSALRDTLERKGISYQIDPGEGVFYGPKIDIKIKDVLGRSWQCTTVQVDFNEPERFDLTYVGEDNRPHRPIMIHRALLGSMERFFGILIEHYAGAFPIWLAPVQAIVLPVSDQNREYASQVVEQLRTAGIRALLDDSSEKIGHKIREAELAKIPYMLVVGAKEAASGQVAVRRRRMGDLGQMPVERFLQLIGGEIASKAPQ; encoded by the coding sequence ATGATCACGATTCGCCTTCCTGACAACTGCGAGCTTCAGACCGAACCTGGAGTGACTGTGGCGCAGGTTGCTCAACGGGTCGACGCGCGTCTGGCCGCCAACGCCTTGGCTGCAAAGGTAGACGGTCGGCTTGTGGACCTTTCCAGCCCCATCTTCCAGGACGCCGACGTGCGCATTCTTACCTTCGAGGACCAGGAAGGGAGGGAGACCTACTGGCACAGCACGGCCCATATCATGGCCCATGCGGTGAAACGCCTTTACCCGGAGGCACGCTTTGGTATTGGGCCGGCCATTGAGGCGGGATTCTACTACGACATTGACGTCCAGAATGCCTTTACCCCTGAGGATCTTGGCAAGATCGAAGCCGAGATGCGGGCCATCGTCGAAGAGAACAACGCCTTTCGTCGCCGCGAGCTGAGCAAGGAAGAGGCGAGGAAGCTCTTTCAACAGCGGGGCGAAACGTACAAACTCGAGCTGCTTGCCGAGATGGAAGAGCCGGCGATCATCTATGAAGAGGGCGATTTCGTGGATCTGTGCCGGGGGCCGCACGTGCCGGCTACGGGTCTGATCAAGCATTTTAAGCTGCTGAGCGTGGCGGGTGCATATTGGCGTGGCGACGAGCACAACCCCATGCTCCAGCGCATCTATGGCATCTCTTTCCCTGAGAAGGCTCAGCTTGATGAGTATGTGGCGCGACAGGAAGAAGCACGCAAAAGGGACCACCGCCGGCTGGGAAAGGACCTGGACCTCTTCAGCATTTCTGATGAGATAGGGCCAGGTCTTGTGCTCTGGCACCCCAAAGGGGCTTTGGTCCGCCACCTTATCGAAGACTTTTGGCGGCGCGAACACCTGAAGCACGGATACGAACTCCTTTACAGCCCACATCTTGCACGGCTCGACCTTTGGGCACGAAGCGGGCATTTGGACTTTTTTCGCGAAAACATGTTTGCCCCGACTGAGGTGGAGGAAGTTCCTTATCAGATCAAGCCCATGAACTGCCCCTTCCACCTGGTCGTATACAAGAGTAGGACCCGCAGCTATCGCGAGTTGCCGCTGCGCTGGGCAGAGCTGGGCACCGTGTACCGTTACGAACGCTCTGGGGTGTTGCACGGTTTGCTGCGCGTGCGCGGTTTTACCCAGGACGATGCCCACCTCTTTCTGCGTCCAGACCAGCTGGATGCAGAGATTGCCGGCGTACTGGACTTGACTATGCACATGTTGGGCTCGTTCGGCTTTCACGAGTACGAGGTGTTCCTCTCGACAAGGCCAGAGCGCTACGTGGGGTCTCTCGAAAACTGGGAGCGGGCCACATCGGCGCTGCGAGACACCCTGGAGCGAAAGGGAATCAGCTACCAGATAGACCCGGGGGAGGGTGTATTCTACGGTCCCAAGATCGACATCAAGATCAAGGACGTCTTGGGGAGATCGTGGCAGTGCACCACCGTACAAGTTGATTTTAATGAGCCGGAACGATTTGACCTGACCTATGTTGGCGAGGACAACAGGCCACATCGCCCCATCATGATCCACCGCGCCTTGTTGGGGTCGATGGAGCGGTTTTTCGGCATTCTCATCGAGCACTATGCCGGGGCTTTTCCGATCTGGTTGGCCCCAGTTCAAGCCATCGTACTGCCTGTCTCGGACCAAAACAGAGAGTATGCTTCACAGGTAGTTGAGCAGCTGCGGACCGCGGGTATTCGCGCTCTGCTGGATGACAGCAGCGAGAAGATTGGCCACAAGATTCGCGAGGCAGAATTGGCAAAGATTCCGTACATGCTCGTAGTGGGTGCCAAGGAGGCGGCCAGCGGGCAGGTAGCGGTACGTAGGCGGCGGATGGGGGATTTGGGACAAATGCCGGTAGAGCGATTCCTGCAACTAATTGGTGGTGAAATCGCCAGCAAGGCCCCTCAGTAG
- the infC gene encoding translation initiation factor IF-3, producing the protein MKKRTVRVNDQITAPSVRLIGADGAQVGIVTVDRALELAAQAGLDLVEVAPNSTPPVCKIMDFGKYLYEVSKKEKLTKKKQHVIHVKEIRLRPKIETHDYEFKRNHIRKFIEEGNRVKVTVMFRGREMAYQEFGTKIIERLTADLEDVAKLEREPQFENRTIIAYFVKK; encoded by the coding sequence ATCAAGAAGCGAACAGTCCGCGTGAACGACCAGATCACTGCACCATCCGTGCGGCTGATCGGTGCAGATGGGGCCCAGGTGGGTATCGTCACGGTGGATCGGGCCCTGGAACTGGCTGCCCAGGCGGGTCTGGATCTTGTCGAAGTGGCGCCAAACTCCACGCCACCCGTGTGCAAGATCATGGATTTCGGCAAGTATCTGTACGAGGTGAGCAAGAAAGAAAAGCTCACCAAGAAAAAGCAACATGTGATTCATGTGAAAGAGATCCGACTGCGGCCGAAAATCGAAACGCACGACTATGAATTTAAGCGTAACCATATCCGCAAGTTCATCGAGGAGGGCAATAGAGTCAAAGTGACCGTAATGTTCCGAGGGCGTGAGATGGCCTATCAGGAGTTTGGCACCAAGATCATCGAACGCCTCACGGCGGACTTGGAGGATGTGGCCAAGTTGGAACGGGAACCCCAGTTTGAAAACAGGACGATCATCGCGTACTTTGTGAAGAAGTGA
- the rpmI gene encoding 50S ribosomal protein L35 — protein sequence MPKIRTNRAAAKRFRITGGGHVRRYKACASHLLTKKSAKRKRNLRKATLVSASDTRRALRLLGR from the coding sequence ATGCCCAAGATAAGGACAAACCGGGCAGCAGCCAAGAGGTTCCGGATAACAGGAGGCGGGCATGTCCGGCGTTACAAAGCCTGTGCGAGCCATTTGTTGACAAAAAAGTCCGCGAAGCGGAAACGGAATCTGCGCAAAGCCACTTTGGTTTCGGCCAGTGATACACGACGGGCACTTCGGCTTCTGGGCCGATAG
- the rplT gene encoding 50S ribosomal protein L20, producing MPRATYSVPSHRRRKKILHHAKGYWGGKSRLLRSAKESVERAWQYAYRDRRQRRRDFRRLWIARINAAVRLHGLSYSTFMGLLKDKHIELDRKQLADLAVTDPAAFQKVVESVKS from the coding sequence ATGCCACGAGCAACATACAGTGTGCCTTCCCATCGGCGACGTAAGAAGATCCTGCACCACGCGAAGGGCTATTGGGGCGGCAAAAGCCGCCTGCTGCGTTCAGCGAAGGAGAGCGTGGAGCGGGCTTGGCAGTATGCGTATCGTGACCGCCGCCAACGCCGCAGGGATTTTCGTCGCCTTTGGATCGCGCGCATCAACGCAGCGGTGCGCCTCCATGGCTTGAGCTATTCGACGTTTATGGGATTGCTCAAAGACAAACACATTGAATTGGACCGCAAGCAACTTGCCGATCTTGCAGTGACCGATCCGGCTGCATTCCAGAAAGTCGTGGAGAGCGTCAAGAGCTGA
- the pheS gene encoding phenylalanine--tRNA ligase subunit alpha produces MGEGLTELLAEVEGQRKAFARELAQAGEPRAVDEVRVRYLGRKGVLARYFDLLPSLGPEDRRLLGKTLNELRTEWGEALARRREELIAPESEKEEVDYTLPGLVPFIGARHPVLQVMDRIKEIFYGMGFTVEEGPEIEDDYHNFEALNVPADHPSRDLQDTFYLESPFLMRTHTSPVQIRTMERCRPPVRMIAPGRCYRKDTPDATHSPVFHQVEGLCVDEGVTFADLKGVVETFAKRLFGPEVRIRFRPSFFPFTEPSAEYDFSCIMCGGKGCRVCKGTGWLEISGAGMVDPAVFRFVGYDPEKYTGYAFGMGVERIAMLMYQVDDIRLFYDNDLRFLQQF; encoded by the coding sequence ATGGGTGAAGGTCTGACAGAGCTTTTGGCCGAGGTCGAAGGTCAGCGCAAAGCGTTCGCACGCGAACTGGCCCAAGCGGGCGAGCCAAGGGCCGTGGATGAGGTGCGCGTGCGCTACTTGGGAAGGAAGGGAGTCTTAGCGCGATACTTCGATCTACTGCCGAGCCTTGGCCCTGAGGACCGCCGCCTCTTGGGCAAGACCTTGAACGAGCTCCGGACAGAATGGGGCGAGGCGCTGGCGAGGCGCCGCGAGGAACTGATTGCCCCAGAGTCCGAAAAGGAGGAGGTGGACTACACCCTCCCTGGCCTTGTGCCCTTCATCGGAGCCCGCCATCCGGTGCTGCAGGTGATGGACCGCATCAAAGAAATCTTCTACGGCATGGGGTTCACGGTCGAGGAAGGGCCGGAGATCGAGGATGACTACCACAACTTTGAGGCACTGAATGTTCCTGCTGACCACCCGTCGCGCGATCTGCAGGACACCTTCTACCTCGAGAGTCCCTTTCTCATGCGCACGCACACGTCGCCAGTACAAATCCGCACCATGGAGCGCTGCCGCCCGCCAGTGCGCATGATAGCCCCGGGCCGGTGTTATCGTAAGGACACGCCTGACGCGACGCACTCACCGGTGTTCCATCAGGTGGAAGGTTTGTGCGTGGACGAAGGTGTAACCTTTGCCGACCTTAAAGGCGTGGTTGAAACATTTGCGAAGCGGTTGTTTGGTCCGGAGGTGCGGATTCGCTTTCGACCGAGTTTTTTTCCTTTCACCGAGCCCAGCGCGGAGTATGATTTCTCCTGCATCATGTGTGGCGGCAAAGGGTGCCGCGTGTGCAAAGGGACAGGCTGGCTGGAGATCTCTGGCGCCGGTATGGTGGATCCGGCAGTGTTTCGCTTCGTAGGGTACGACCCAGAGAAGTACACCGGCTACGCCTTCGGCATGGGTGTGGAACGCATCGCCATGCTCATGTACCAGGTGGATGATATTCGCCTGTTTTATGATAACGACTTGCGCTTCCTCCAGCAATTCTGA